The DNA sequence AGCCACAGACCATGCGAGCCAAGCGCCAGGCGATCGCCGCCGCCATTGAGCAGGACCCCCGCTGGGCGGCGGTCCGCGCCCGTGACGCGCACGCGGACGGGACGTTCTTCTATTCCGTCCGGACCACGGGGGTGTACTGCCGCCCCTCGTGCGCCTCGCGCTCCGCGCATCCTCGGAACGTCGCGTTCCACACCAGCGCGGCGGATGCGGAGCAGGCGGGCTTCCGCCCCTGCAAGCGTTGCAAGCCGGACCAGCCTCCACTCGCCGAGCGACAGGCGGCCCAGGTGGCCGAGCTGTGCCGGCTGTTGGAGCGCAGCGAGGACACGCCCTCGCTGGAGGCGCTGGCCCAGCACGTGGGCTTGAGCGTCTTTCACACGCACCGCCTCTTCAAGGCCGTCACCGGCGTGACGCCCAAGGCCTACGCGCAGGCCTTCCGCGAGCGGCGCGTGCGCGAGGAACTCGAGGCGCGCAACTCGGTGACGGAGGCCATCTATGGCGCGGGCTATGCCTCCTCGGGGCGCTTCTACGCGGATGCCCCCGCGATGCTCGGCATGACGCCCTCGCGCTATCGGACGGGGGGCGTGGACCTGGAGATCCGCTTCGCGATGGGACGCTGCTCGCTGGGAGACGTGCTGGTCGCCGCCACCGAGCGCGGCGTCTGCGCCATCCTCCTGGGGGATGATCCCGAGGCCCTGCTTCACGACCTGGAGCAGCGCTTCCCCCGCGCGCGGCTCGTGGGTGCCGATGCCGCGTTCGAGGCGTGGGTCGCCACGGTGGTCGGCCTGGTGGAGAACCCGCGCGTGGGGGTCACGCTCCCGCTCGACATCCAGGGCACCGCGTTCCAGCGGCGCGTCTGGGAGGCGCTGCGCGCCATCCCCGTGGGCAAGACGGTGAGCTACGCGGACATCGCGGACGCCATCGGTGCGCCCAAGGCGGTCCGCGCCGTGGCCCGGGCCTGCGCGTCCAATGCGCTGGCGGTCGCCATCCCCTGCCACCGCGTCGTGCGCGCGGATGGAGACGTGTCCGGCTATCGCTGGGGTGTCGAGCGCAAGCGCGCGCTGCTCGCACGCGAGGCCCGGTCGTGAGCGCGCTCGCTCCACGCCTCGCGCCCGCGCTGGACCTCTCGCAGCGCGTCGCCGCGCTCGACTGGGCTCGCATCGCCGCGGACCTGGATGCCCAGGGGGCCGCGCAGGTGGAGCGGCTGCTGTCGCCCACCGAGTGTGAGGCCCTCGCGGGGCTGTATCCCCGCGAGGACACCTTCCGGAGCCGCGTGGTGATGGGCCGTCATGGCTTCGGCCGAGGCGAATACAAATACTTCGCCCACCCGTTGCCGGACACCGTCGCGCGGCTGCGCGAGAGCTTCTATCCGCGCCTCGTGCCCATCGCGAACCGCTGGCACACCGCCATGGGCGTGGACGTCCGCTTCCCCGAGTCCCACGCGGACTTCCTCGCGCGCTGCCACGCCGCGGGGCAGCTCCGCCCGACGCCGCTGCTCCTGCGCTACGGCGAAGGGGACTACAACTGCCTGCACCAGGACCTCTACGGCGAGCACGTCTTCCCTCTCCAGGTGGCCGTGCTGCTCTCCGAGCCGGGGCGCGACTTCACCGGCGGCGAGTTCGTGATGACGGAGCAGCGCCCGCGCATGCAGTCGCGGCCCATGGTGCTCTCGCTCCGCCAGGGCGACGCCGTGGTCTTCGCCGTGCACCAACGCCCCGTCCAGGGCACGCGCGGCGTCTACCGCGTGAACCTCCGTCACGGCGTCAGCCGCCTGCGCTCGGGCGCGCGCCACACGGTGGGCATCATCTTCCACGACGCGACCTGACCGGCGAGCCGGGGCGCGCTCCGCGCCTGCGAACGCGGTGGACTTGCATGCTTATATTAGTGCTTATATATGCTCCGTGACGGGGGCGGGGCTGAGCCTGCCCGCTGCACAGGAGCGCACGAAGATGCGTGGAAGCCGAACCGCGACGTGGTGGCTGGGATTGCTCTCGCTGTCTGCCGGGGTCGCGTGGGGACAGCCGGCGCAGGCGCCTCGGGGAGCGCAGCCAGGAACCAAGGTGGAGCGCGCCGGTCCGCGTCTGCTCTCCGTCGCCGAGCGGGACGTCGTGCTGGATGCCAGCATCGCGGCGCTGCGCAAGTCGTACGTCTTTCCGGAGAAGGTGCCCGCGCTCGTCGAGCGGCTGAACCAGGCGCGCAAGGCGGGCCGCTACGACGGCGGCGACCCCATTCGCCTGGGGGAGCTCGTCACCGACGACCTAGTCGCGGCCTCGGGGGACCATCACCTCTACCTGGGCTTCGACCCGTCGCAGTACGAGGTTCTCCGGAAGGAGGCGGCCCAAGGCTCGGGCGCGAACGACGAGGACTCGTTCTGGCGCGGCTTGGCCACGCGCGACCACCACGGACTGGCTGAGCAGCGCATCCTCCCGGGGAACATCCGCTACCTGCGCATCACCGCTTTCGAGTGGGTGCGCGACCAGACCGGCTCCGTCTACGACGAGGCCCTGCGCTTCTTGAAGGATGGGGACGCCGTCATCATCGATCTGCGCGGCAATGGCGGCGGTTCGCACGGGGCGGTGCGCTACCTCGTCAGCCACTTCCTGGACGAGGACACGCTGGAGATGACGTTCCTGGACCGCTCGAAGCCGGATGAGCAGTCGCGCGCGCTGGGACACCTGCCGGCGGGGCGCCTCAAGGGCAAGCCGCTTTTTGTCTTGATTGACGGTGACGTCGCCTCGGCGGCGGAGGCCTTCGCCTACGACGTTCAGCAGTTCAAGCTGGGCGAACTGGTGGGCTCGAAGACGATCGGCGCGGCCAACAACAACCAGTTCCTTCCCGTGGCTCCAGGCTTCGTCTTGAGCGTGTCCATGGGCCGCCCGGTCCACGCCGTCAGCCACACCAACTGGGAAGGCGTGGGCATCTCCCCGACTGTGGAGACGGTGCCCTTCCAGGCCCTGGAGGTGGCTCAGTCCCTGGCGCTCAAGCGGTTGTCCCAGGCTCCGGGCCTCTCGCCCCAGGTTCAAGGCGAGTACGAGTGGGCTCGCGTGGGCGTGGAAGCCCGTCTGCATCCCGCGGAGTTCACGCGGGCGCGGCTGGAGCAACTTGCCGGGCGCTATGGCGACATGGAGGTGAAGCTGCTCGATGGCGTGCTGTGGATGTCGCGCCCCGGTCGCCCGACGCGCCGGTTGGCGCCCATGACGGCGGAAGGCCTGTTCTCGGTGGATGGGGTGGAGGCCATGCGCGTGCGCTTCACGCCCAAGTCCGTGGAGACGCAGTGGCGGGGGGCTCCCGGTCCTCGCGTCTACCCCCGGACCTGACCGGCCGGATTCACTTGCCGGGACGGAAGCGCATCACGCTCCACACCGAGTCGAGCGAGATGAGGCGCACGCCCTCGATGGCGTGCTTCGCGAGGTGGTTCCAGAGCACGTCCCGGTTGAGGTCCGTGTCGAGCTGCCCCGCCTTGGGATAGGCCGCCCAGGCGAGGCGGTCCGCCTTCGCGGCCTCGACGAGGGGCGCGCACTTCGCGTCCACTTCCGCCAGGGACTTGAAGAACACCAGGAGGCCCTCCGCCTTCGCGGAAGTGGTGACGGCGACATCGCCCAGGTCGACGTTCGCGGGCTTGCCCACGACGCGCAGCTTCATGCCGTCCTTCAGGTTCAACTTCTTCGCGAGGCTCAAGGGGACCGTCCTTCGGGCTGCCGAGGTGCTTGCGCGCCATCATGCCGCGAAGGAGTCCTGGAGCGAGGCGAGACCTCACGCCTCGCGCGGCAGGAGCAGGGACCACAGGCGCGTGTTCCGCAGGAGCAGGCCGGCCCACACGAAGGCCGCCAGGTAGACCGGGAAGAGGGTGTGGCTGAACAGGGGGTTGCTCATCCGCACGTGGGTGGCGATGGCGCCGCCCAGGAACCCCGTCAGATAGATGGCGCCCAGCACCGAGGTGCGCGGGATGCAGTAGAGCGCCGTCCCCACGAGCACGAGCACGCCGATGGGCACCACCGCGCTCGCGTCGTAGCCCAGCTCGGTGGTGGCCGCGACGACGGGCGCCAACTGGAAGAGCTTGGTGATTCCGTCGATGAGCAGGAACACCACCGCGAGCCCGCTCAGGATGCGCCCCGTCCACAGCTGCTTCTTCGAAATGGTCTGCATGGGTCTCTCCGTGTGTTGGGCAGGGCTTGATTGCCTGCCTTCATCACGGCAACGAATGACCTCTCCATGGATCGACACGCCCCGCGTTTTTCTTCGAGCAGGCCCAAGTGCCCGGATTTCGAGGCCGGGGCGAAGCCGTCGCTACAGGGACTTGGACTGGGGTGAGCGGGGCGCCGGTGTGGGTGGGGTGAAGCCGCGCTCGCGCATCAAGGCGTCGAGCGTCGCGTCGCGGCCCCGGAAGGCGCGGTAGCCGTCGAACGGGTCCACCGTGTTGCCCACCGACAGCACGTGCGCGCGCAGCCGCTCCGCCACTTGAGGCACCTGGGCTCGGGGCACCTTGAGGAACGCCTCGAAGGCATCGGCCGCCAGCACGTCCGCCCACAGATAGCGGTAGTAGCCCGCTGCGTAGCCATCACTGGAGAACACGTGCCCGAAGTGGGGCAGGCGGAAGCGCATGCCGACCTCCGACGGCGCGCCGAGCTGCTGGCGCGTCTCCCGCTCGAACGCGGCCGGGTCGATGGCGCCCCGGGTGTCCAGGTGCAGCTTCAGCTCGACGAGCGCGGAGAGGAGGTAGTCGACCATGGAGTAGCCCTGGTTGAACGTGGCGGCCTTCTTGATTTTCGCCATCAGCGCCGCGGGCATGGGCTGGCCCGTGGTGGCGTGCCGGGCGAAGCGGTGGAGGACTTCCGGCGAGCCCACCCAGTGCTCGAAGAGCTTGGCGGGGAACTCGCCGTAGTCGCGCACCACGCGCGTGCCCGCGAGCGACGGATAGGCCACGTCCGAGCTGAGCTCCTGCACCGCGTGGCCGAACTCGTGGAACAACGTCTGGGCATCGCGCCAGGCCAGCAGCGCCGGCGTGCCGGGCGCGGGCTTCACGAAGGGCATGCTGCTGGCCACGATGGCCGTCACCTCGCCCCGGAAGCGCTCCTGGGTGCGGAAGGTCGTCGTCTGGCCTCCGTTGTATTTGCCCTGTCTTGCGTAGGGGTCGAAGTAGAAGAGCCCCGCGGGCCGGCCCGTCGCGCGGCGTGTCACCGCGAAGACGCGCACGTCCG is a window from the Myxococcaceae bacterium JPH2 genome containing:
- a CDS encoding 2OG-Fe(II) oxygenase; this encodes MSALAPRLAPALDLSQRVAALDWARIAADLDAQGAAQVERLLSPTECEALAGLYPREDTFRSRVVMGRHGFGRGEYKYFAHPLPDTVARLRESFYPRLVPIANRWHTAMGVDVRFPESHADFLARCHAAGQLRPTPLLLRYGEGDYNCLHQDLYGEHVFPLQVAVLLSEPGRDFTGGEFVMTEQRPRMQSRPMVLSLRQGDAVVFAVHQRPVQGTRGVYRVNLRHGVSRLRSGARHTVGIIFHDAT
- the ada gene encoding bifunctional DNA-binding transcriptional regulator/O6-methylguanine-DNA methyltransferase Ada, which translates into the protein MRAKRQAIAAAIEQDPRWAAVRARDAHADGTFFYSVRTTGVYCRPSCASRSAHPRNVAFHTSAADAEQAGFRPCKRCKPDQPPLAERQAAQVAELCRLLERSEDTPSLEALAQHVGLSVFHTHRLFKAVTGVTPKAYAQAFRERRVREELEARNSVTEAIYGAGYASSGRFYADAPAMLGMTPSRYRTGGVDLEIRFAMGRCSLGDVLVAATERGVCAILLGDDPEALLHDLEQRFPRARLVGADAAFEAWVATVVGLVENPRVGVTLPLDIQGTAFQRRVWEALRAIPVGKTVSYADIADAIGAPKAVRAVARACASNALAVAIPCHRVVRADGDVSGYRWGVERKRALLAREARS
- a CDS encoding S41 family peptidase translates to MRGSRTATWWLGLLSLSAGVAWGQPAQAPRGAQPGTKVERAGPRLLSVAERDVVLDASIAALRKSYVFPEKVPALVERLNQARKAGRYDGGDPIRLGELVTDDLVAASGDHHLYLGFDPSQYEVLRKEAAQGSGANDEDSFWRGLATRDHHGLAEQRILPGNIRYLRITAFEWVRDQTGSVYDEALRFLKDGDAVIIDLRGNGGGSHGAVRYLVSHFLDEDTLEMTFLDRSKPDEQSRALGHLPAGRLKGKPLFVLIDGDVASAAEAFAYDVQQFKLGELVGSKTIGAANNNQFLPVAPGFVLSVSMGRPVHAVSHTNWEGVGISPTVETVPFQALEVAQSLALKRLSQAPGLSPQVQGEYEWARVGVEARLHPAEFTRARLEQLAGRYGDMEVKLLDGVLWMSRPGRPTRRLAPMTAEGLFSVDGVEAMRVRFTPKSVETQWRGAPGPRVYPRT
- a CDS encoding DoxX family protein — encoded protein: MQTISKKQLWTGRILSGLAVVFLLIDGITKLFQLAPVVAATTELGYDASAVVPIGVLVLVGTALYCIPRTSVLGAIYLTGFLGGAIATHVRMSNPLFSHTLFPVYLAAFVWAGLLLRNTRLWSLLLPREA